A genomic region of Zea mays cultivar B73 chromosome 6, Zm-B73-REFERENCE-NAM-5.0, whole genome shotgun sequence contains the following coding sequences:
- the LOC109940246 gene encoding uncharacterized protein isoform X1: MTSSLSSGSSALASGLHGAPSSTTAQGGGQTAGEVSLLLGAADNVFKQEGETAYLASKRNIKQRLVAFYMYHPEDRSKGRHSHTVGCLITMSLKQHMPGMQRSFLSIVDLKIIPGGNIIFGFRYEYRQMRRGMEAHHLLSAKSCSYPWSKSERVKHTWHM, translated from the exons ATGACCTCGAGTCTGTCGAGCGGGAGCTCAGCATTGGCGTCGGGGCTGCACGGAGCCCCGTCAAGCACAACTGCACAAGGCGGAGGTCAAACTGCCGGAGAG GTGAGCCTGCTACTCGGTGCTGCTGACAATGTCTTCAAGCAAGAGGGTGAAACGGCATACCTAGCGTCAAAAAGGAATATTAAGCAGAGGCTTGTGGCATTCTACATGTACCACCCTGAG GATAGGAGCAAAGGGAGACATAGTCACACAGTTGGTTGTTTGATTACCATGTCACTGAAACAGCATATGCCAGGCATGCAAAGGTCCTTTTTATCTATTGTTGACCTCAAAATAATCCCTGGTGGTAATATCATTTTTGGTTTCAGATACGAGTACCGTCAAATGAGAAGAGGAATGGAAGCACATCATCTTCTGTCAGCTAAATCCTGCTCTTACCCTTGGAGTAAAAGCGAGCGTGTAAAACATACATGGCACATGTGA
- the LOC109940246 gene encoding uncharacterized protein isoform X3 — protein sequence MTSSLSSGSSALASGLHGAPSSTTAQGGGQTAGEVSLLLGAADNVFKQEGETAYLASKRNIKQRLVAFYMYHPEDRSKGRHSHTVGCLITMSLKQHMPDTSTVK from the exons ATGACCTCGAGTCTGTCGAGCGGGAGCTCAGCATTGGCGTCGGGGCTGCACGGAGCCCCGTCAAGCACAACTGCACAAGGCGGAGGTCAAACTGCCGGAGAG GTGAGCCTGCTACTCGGTGCTGCTGACAATGTCTTCAAGCAAGAGGGTGAAACGGCATACCTAGCGTCAAAAAGGAATATTAAGCAGAGGCTTGTGGCATTCTACATGTACCACCCTGAG GATAGGAGCAAAGGGAGACATAGTCACACAGTTGGTTGTTTGATTACCATGTCACTGAAACAGCATATGCCAG ATACGAGTACCGTCAAATGA
- the LOC109940246 gene encoding uncharacterized protein isoform X4 gives MTSSLSSGSSALASGLHGAPSSTTAQGGGQTAGEVSLLLGAADNVFKQEGETAYLASKRNIKQRLVAFYMYHPEIRVPSNEKRNGSTSSSVS, from the exons ATGACCTCGAGTCTGTCGAGCGGGAGCTCAGCATTGGCGTCGGGGCTGCACGGAGCCCCGTCAAGCACAACTGCACAAGGCGGAGGTCAAACTGCCGGAGAG GTGAGCCTGCTACTCGGTGCTGCTGACAATGTCTTCAAGCAAGAGGGTGAAACGGCATACCTAGCGTCAAAAAGGAATATTAAGCAGAGGCTTGTGGCATTCTACATGTACCACCCTGAG ATACGAGTACCGTCAAATGAGAAGAGGAATGGAAGCACATCATCTTCTGTCAGCTAA
- the LOC109940246 gene encoding uncharacterized protein isoform X2 has translation MTSSLSSGSSALASGLHGAPSSTTAQGGGQTAGEVSLLLGAADNVFKQEGETAYLASKRNIKQRLVAFYMYHPESPFEFPDKTSIASSKFCSIYEPKLKPIFLDSVLLPFHCNRVC, from the exons ATGACCTCGAGTCTGTCGAGCGGGAGCTCAGCATTGGCGTCGGGGCTGCACGGAGCCCCGTCAAGCACAACTGCACAAGGCGGAGGTCAAACTGCCGGAGAG GTGAGCCTGCTACTCGGTGCTGCTGACAATGTCTTCAAGCAAGAGGGTGAAACGGCATACCTAGCGTCAAAAAGGAATATTAAGCAGAGGCTTGTGGCATTCTACATGTACCACCCTGAG AGTCCTTTTGAATTTCCTGACAAGACAAGTATTGCATCGTCCAAGTTTTGTTCTATTTATGAACCCAAGTTGAAGCCTATTTTTTTAGATTCAGTTCTTCTGCCATTTCACTGTAACCGTGTCTGCTAA